Proteins found in one Amycolatopsis aidingensis genomic segment:
- a CDS encoding aldehyde dehydrogenase family protein, whose product MPLTVQPHRESLGLKTGLLYLDGQWGPAAEGATWTHRHPASGEEVGEFAAAGRADVDAAVAAARRAFDSGEWSNSRASVRIGLLHRYANLLREHADELRALQALDNSVPLSFGGIYATSVGAAADVFDHHAGWVDKVGGQTLPPYQGGDHLAATFREPIGVVAAILPWNAPFLLFAQKVAPALAAGCTVVLKPSEYATFAVLRMVELLAEAGLPAGVLNVVTGTGAAVGEPLITHAGVDKVSFTGSRAVGKRIVEASAGTLKRVSLELGGKSPAIVFGDAPNVGLAAATVTGAVTMGLSGQACVANTRALVQREVYEEFIAAAQGMTAGITYGDPFDPGVISSPLINERQLERVLGYIDTGKREARLVCGGERLEGDLAAGNFVAPTIFADVDNAATIAQEEIFGPVLAVVPFDDEEEAVALANDTEYGLGAGLFTSDVQRAFRVSRRLRAGTIGINGFQVEPHLPFGGFKQSGLGREGGRSAFEAYTELKTVMLPLTEEMM is encoded by the coding sequence ATGCCGCTCACCGTGCAACCGCACCGCGAATCGCTCGGCCTGAAGACCGGGCTGCTCTACCTCGACGGCCAGTGGGGGCCCGCCGCGGAGGGGGCCACCTGGACCCACCGGCACCCCGCCAGCGGGGAGGAGGTGGGGGAGTTCGCCGCCGCGGGCCGCGCCGATGTGGACGCGGCCGTGGCCGCCGCGCGCAGGGCCTTCGACTCCGGCGAGTGGTCCAACTCCAGAGCGAGCGTGCGCATCGGGTTGCTGCACCGCTACGCGAACCTGCTGCGCGAGCACGCCGACGAACTGCGTGCCCTGCAGGCACTGGACAACTCCGTGCCGCTTTCCTTCGGCGGCATCTACGCCACCTCGGTCGGCGCCGCAGCCGACGTGTTCGACCACCACGCGGGCTGGGTGGACAAGGTGGGCGGGCAGACCCTTCCGCCGTACCAGGGTGGCGACCACCTCGCGGCCACCTTCCGTGAGCCGATCGGCGTGGTCGCCGCGATCCTGCCGTGGAACGCGCCCTTCCTGCTGTTCGCGCAGAAGGTCGCGCCCGCGCTCGCGGCAGGCTGCACCGTGGTGCTGAAGCCGTCGGAGTACGCCACTTTCGCGGTGCTGCGGATGGTGGAGCTGCTGGCCGAGGCCGGGCTGCCTGCCGGGGTGCTGAACGTGGTCACCGGCACCGGCGCGGCCGTCGGTGAACCGCTGATCACCCACGCCGGCGTGGACAAGGTCAGCTTCACCGGCAGCAGGGCGGTCGGCAAGCGCATCGTGGAGGCCTCGGCAGGCACCTTGAAACGGGTGTCGCTGGAGCTCGGCGGGAAGAGCCCGGCGATCGTGTTCGGGGACGCGCCGAACGTGGGACTGGCCGCCGCGACCGTCACCGGCGCGGTCACCATGGGCCTTTCCGGGCAGGCCTGCGTGGCCAACACCAGGGCACTGGTGCAGCGGGAGGTCTACGAGGAATTCATCGCGGCCGCGCAGGGCATGACCGCGGGCATCACCTACGGTGACCCGTTCGACCCCGGCGTGATCTCCAGCCCGCTGATCAACGAGCGCCAGCTGGAGCGTGTGCTCGGCTACATCGACACCGGCAAGCGCGAGGCCAGGCTGGTCTGCGGCGGGGAGCGGCTGGAGGGCGACCTCGCCGCGGGCAACTTCGTCGCCCCGACCATCTTCGCCGATGTGGACAACGCGGCCACCATCGCGCAGGAGGAGATCTTCGGCCCGGTACTCGCGGTGGTCCCCTTCGACGACGAGGAGGAGGCGGTCGCGCTGGCCAACGACACCGAGTACGGGCTCGGCGCCGGGCTGTTCACCTCCGACGTGCAGCGCGCCTTCCGGGTGTCCCGCAGGCTGCGGGCCGGAACGATCGGGATCAACGGGTTCCAGGTGGAACCGCATCTGCCCTTCGGCGGGTTCAAGCAGTCCGGGCTCGGCAGGGAGGGCGGCCGGTCCGCCTTCGAGGCCTACACCGAGCTGAAGACCGTGATGCTGCCGCTGACCGAGGAGATGATGTAA
- a CDS encoding 3-oxoacyl-ACP reductase — translation MSQEGLAGLQGKVAIVTGAGAGLGRAEALALAEAGAAVVVNDLGDAAKAVAGEIESRGGTALPVAGDVAERSCADELIGAATEQLGGLHILVNNAGVVRDRMLFNMSDEEWDAVLRVHLRGHFLLSRNAGAYWRQQSKAQGGPVYGRVVNTASEAFLVGSEGQPNYAAAKGGIAALTVATARGLGRYGVRANAICPRARTAMTAEVFGDAPETGTDPLSVEHVAPFVAFLAGEAAERISGQVFVVHGGMVALLRPPSVEQRFDTTGETWTLAELADTVGGYFAERDPARMFAAPEILALP, via the coding sequence TTGAGCCAGGAAGGCTTGGCGGGCTTGCAGGGCAAGGTCGCCATCGTGACCGGAGCCGGGGCCGGGCTCGGCAGGGCCGAGGCGCTGGCACTGGCCGAGGCGGGCGCCGCGGTGGTGGTCAACGACCTCGGTGACGCCGCCAAGGCGGTGGCCGGGGAGATCGAGTCCCGCGGCGGCACCGCGTTACCCGTGGCAGGGGACGTGGCGGAGCGGTCCTGCGCGGACGAGCTGATCGGCGCCGCCACCGAACAGCTCGGCGGCCTGCACATCCTGGTGAACAACGCCGGGGTGGTGCGCGACCGGATGCTGTTCAACATGTCCGACGAGGAGTGGGACGCCGTGCTGCGGGTGCACCTGCGCGGGCATTTCCTGCTGTCGCGCAACGCGGGCGCCTACTGGCGGCAGCAGTCCAAGGCACAGGGCGGGCCGGTGTACGGCAGGGTGGTGAACACCGCCTCCGAGGCCTTCCTCGTCGGTTCCGAGGGCCAGCCGAACTACGCCGCTGCCAAGGGCGGGATCGCCGCGCTCACCGTGGCGACCGCCAGAGGACTCGGCCGGTACGGGGTGCGCGCCAACGCCATCTGCCCGCGTGCTCGCACCGCGATGACCGCCGAGGTCTTCGGGGACGCACCCGAGACCGGCACCGACCCGCTTTCGGTCGAGCACGTCGCCCCGTTCGTCGCCTTCCTCGCCGGAGAAGCGGCCGAACGGATCAGCGGCCAGGTGTTCGTGGTGCACGGCGGCATGGTCGCCCTGCTCCGGCCGCCGTCGGTGGAGCAGCGCTTCGACACCACCGGCGAGACCTGGACCCTGGCCGAGCTCGCGGACACCGTCGGCGGCTACTTCGCCGAACGTGACCCGGCGCGGATGTTCGCCGCACCCGAGATCCTCGCCCTGCCCTGA
- a CDS encoding Zn-dependent alcohol dehydrogenase produces the protein MLNAIGDDKLELRDDVTTVDPGPHEVRIRVRASGVCHSDLSAMDGTLPALAPGVVGHEGAGEILQVGSAVEHLAPGDHVTVSFVPPCGACPSCLRGEPNLCAVHAIAAFTSPRFRLGENPLFGYAGLGTFAEEVVVPAAGAVKVDPDVPFETAALVACGVLTGVGAVLNTAQVRPGSTVVIIGCGGVGISVIQGARIAGATTIVAVDPVEAKHETAKKFGATHATIPEGLEELKQSVTAGEGFDYAFDIVGLPGTIRSAWDHARRGGSVVIVGAGKADAMVEFSAQELFLHDKKILGSFYGSAHVHRDTGRMLGFWRAGLLDLDGMISRRIGFADINDGLDLLRRGSTEVIRQVVTLD, from the coding sequence GTGCTGAACGCGATCGGCGATGACAAGCTCGAGCTGCGGGACGATGTCACGACGGTCGATCCCGGCCCGCACGAGGTGCGGATCCGGGTGCGGGCCTCGGGCGTCTGCCACAGCGATCTTTCCGCGATGGACGGCACCCTGCCCGCGCTGGCGCCAGGGGTGGTCGGTCACGAGGGGGCGGGCGAGATCCTGCAGGTGGGCTCGGCGGTGGAGCACCTCGCGCCGGGCGACCACGTCACCGTCTCCTTCGTCCCGCCCTGCGGCGCCTGCCCGAGCTGCCTGCGCGGTGAGCCCAACCTGTGTGCGGTGCACGCGATCGCCGCGTTCACCTCGCCCCGCTTCCGGCTCGGCGAGAACCCGCTGTTCGGCTACGCGGGCCTCGGCACCTTCGCCGAGGAGGTGGTGGTCCCGGCGGCCGGGGCGGTCAAGGTGGACCCGGACGTGCCCTTCGAGACCGCCGCGCTGGTCGCCTGCGGGGTGCTCACCGGGGTCGGGGCCGTGCTGAACACCGCGCAGGTCCGGCCGGGCTCCACCGTGGTGATCATCGGCTGCGGCGGTGTCGGGATCTCGGTCATCCAGGGCGCCCGGATCGCAGGCGCCACCACGATCGTGGCCGTGGACCCGGTCGAGGCCAAGCACGAGACCGCGAAGAAGTTCGGCGCCACCCACGCGACCATCCCCGAGGGTCTCGAGGAGCTCAAACAGTCGGTCACCGCGGGCGAAGGCTTCGACTACGCCTTCGACATCGTGGGCCTCCCCGGCACGATCCGCTCGGCCTGGGACCACGCCCGCCGCGGCGGCTCGGTGGTGATCGTCGGGGCGGGCAAGGCGGACGCGATGGTGGAGTTCAGCGCGCAGGAGCTGTTCCTGCACGACAAGAAGATCCTCGGCTCCTTCTACGGCTCCGCGCATGTGCACCGGGACACCGGCCGGATGCTCGGGTTCTGGCGGGCCGGGCTGCTCGACCTGGACGGGATGATCTCCCGGCGGATCGGTTTCGCCGATATCAACGACGGCCTCGACCTGCTGCGCCGGGGCAGCACCGAGGTGATCCGTCAGGTGGTGACGCTGGATTGA
- a CDS encoding ferredoxin: MEVSVDRSLCEANEVCVAIAPAVFELDEDEELRIIQPNPPAEEVERVSQAVASCPKNALLIRE, from the coding sequence ATGGAGGTCAGCGTCGACCGGTCACTGTGCGAGGCCAACGAGGTGTGCGTCGCCATCGCCCCCGCGGTCTTCGAGCTGGATGAGGACGAGGAGCTGCGGATCATTCAGCCGAACCCGCCTGCCGAAGAAGTAGAACGTGTTTCGCAAGCGGTTGCGTCCTGCCCGAAGAACGCCCTGCTCATACGGGAGTAA
- a CDS encoding acyl-CoA dehydrogenase family protein encodes MRISYTPEQARLREELRSYFTGLMTPERSEALRGEGGEYGDGTAYQEIVRELGREGLLAIGWPKAYGGQERSMLDQLIFTDEAAAAGVPVPFLTINTIGPTIMRYGTEDQKAFYLPRIAGGEAHFAIGYSEPEAGTDLAALRTRAVREGEEYVVNGQKMWTSLIEYADYVWLAVRTDPDARKHKGLSILIVPTSAEGFSWTKVHTVAGPGTSATYYSDVRVPVQARIAEENQGWPLITNQLNHERVALTSAAPVTSALRAVREWAQQTTRPDGSRVIDAEWVRMHLARVHAHVEYLKLRNWEIAWTASQSTEQLGPAEPSATKVFGTELTIEACRLLMEVLGTGAVVREGSHGAVLRGRVERLHRSALILTFGGGTNEVQRDLVAATALGLPVSR; translated from the coding sequence ATGCGCATCAGCTACACGCCCGAGCAGGCCCGGCTGCGCGAGGAGCTGCGGTCCTACTTCACAGGGCTGATGACCCCGGAGCGTTCCGAGGCCCTGCGCGGCGAGGGCGGCGAGTACGGCGACGGCACCGCGTACCAGGAGATCGTGCGGGAACTGGGCCGCGAGGGGCTGCTGGCGATCGGCTGGCCGAAGGCCTACGGCGGGCAGGAAAGATCCATGCTCGACCAGCTGATCTTCACCGACGAGGCGGCCGCGGCCGGGGTGCCGGTGCCGTTCCTGACGATCAACACCATCGGCCCGACGATCATGCGTTACGGCACCGAGGACCAGAAGGCGTTCTACCTGCCGCGGATCGCGGGCGGCGAGGCGCACTTCGCCATCGGCTACTCCGAGCCGGAGGCCGGCACCGACCTGGCCGCGCTGCGCACCCGCGCGGTCCGCGAGGGCGAGGAGTACGTGGTCAACGGCCAGAAGATGTGGACGAGCCTGATCGAGTACGCCGACTACGTGTGGCTGGCCGTGCGCACCGACCCGGACGCGCGCAAGCACAAAGGGCTGAGCATCCTCATCGTGCCCACCTCGGCCGAGGGCTTCTCCTGGACCAAGGTGCACACGGTCGCCGGGCCGGGCACCAGCGCGACCTACTACTCCGACGTGCGGGTGCCGGTGCAGGCCCGGATCGCCGAGGAGAACCAGGGCTGGCCGCTGATCACCAACCAGCTCAATCACGAGCGGGTCGCGCTCACCTCTGCGGCGCCGGTGACCTCGGCACTGCGGGCCGTGCGGGAGTGGGCGCAGCAGACCACCCGGCCCGACGGCAGCCGGGTCATCGATGCCGAATGGGTGCGCATGCACCTGGCCAGGGTGCATGCGCACGTGGAGTACCTGAAGCTGCGCAACTGGGAGATCGCCTGGACGGCGAGCCAGTCGACGGAGCAGCTGGGCCCCGCCGAGCCCTCGGCGACCAAGGTGTTCGGTACCGAGCTGACCATCGAGGCCTGCCGGCTGCTGATGGAGGTCCTCGGCACCGGCGCGGTGGTGCGCGAGGGCTCGCATGGCGCGGTGCTGCGCGGCCGGGTCGAGCGGCTGCACCGCTCGGCGCTGATCCTCACCTTCGGCGGGGGCACCAACGAGGTGCAACGCGACCTGGTGGCCGCCACCGCACTTGGCCTTCCGGTCAGCCGCTGA
- a CDS encoding acyl-CoA dehydrogenase family protein yields MDFSLSEAQRELAALTRRILTDQLPPESLPRHGSGGFDRALWTELGKAGIIDAALPSAVGGGGFGLLEQCSILAELGRAAAPVPYLPTVTMAGSALAGFGDGELLERWLVPLLRGEALLTAALPDADTPCGFTAERAGNGWRVSGTQTVVPFAAFADGFLLPAATADGEVLLLVERDRPGLSVLGQRVVDRGDAGLVEATELSLPAGAALGEPGAGLAEWLRLRGTVGLVAAQFGVLERALELTAEYARERTQFDQVIGGFQAVRQRLADAYLDVHAVRLTLWQAAWCLAEGEPADSAVATAKFWAAEAGHRVAHTAVHIHGGVGIDVDYPLHQYFVAAKRNEFALGGATTQLRALGDLLAQEPA; encoded by the coding sequence ATGGATTTCTCGCTCAGTGAAGCACAGCGCGAGCTCGCCGCGCTCACTCGCCGTATCCTGACCGACCAGCTGCCCCCGGAGTCGTTGCCCAGACACGGATCCGGCGGTTTCGACAGAGCATTGTGGACCGAACTGGGCAAGGCGGGCATCATCGACGCCGCCCTGCCATCGGCCGTGGGCGGCGGCGGGTTCGGGTTGCTGGAGCAGTGCTCGATCCTGGCCGAGCTGGGCCGGGCCGCCGCACCGGTCCCCTACCTGCCCACGGTCACCATGGCCGGGTCCGCGCTGGCCGGGTTCGGCGATGGCGAGCTGCTGGAACGCTGGCTGGTGCCACTGCTGCGCGGGGAGGCGCTGCTCACCGCTGCGCTGCCGGACGCGGACACGCCGTGCGGGTTCACCGCCGAGCGCGCCGGGAACGGTTGGCGGGTCTCCGGCACGCAGACCGTGGTGCCCTTCGCCGCCTTCGCCGACGGTTTCCTGCTGCCAGCCGCCACCGCCGACGGCGAGGTGCTGCTGCTGGTGGAGCGCGACCGGCCAGGGCTGTCCGTGCTCGGTCAGCGGGTGGTCGACCGGGGCGACGCGGGCCTGGTGGAGGCGACGGAGCTGAGCCTGCCGGCCGGGGCCGCGCTCGGCGAGCCCGGCGCGGGGCTGGCGGAATGGCTGCGGCTACGCGGCACAGTCGGCCTGGTGGCCGCGCAGTTCGGCGTGCTGGAACGCGCGCTGGAGCTGACCGCGGAGTACGCCCGCGAGCGCACCCAGTTCGACCAGGTCATCGGCGGTTTCCAGGCGGTGCGGCAGCGGCTGGCGGATGCCTACCTCGACGTGCACGCGGTCCGGCTGACCCTGTGGCAGGCCGCCTGGTGCCTCGCCGAGGGTGAACCGGCCGATTCCGCGGTGGCCACGGCGAAGTTCTGGGCCGCCGAAGCCGGGCACCGGGTGGCGCACACTGCGGTGCACATCCACGGCGGGGTCGGCATCGACGTGGACTACCCGCTGCACCAGTACTTCGTCGCGGCCAAGCGCAACGAGTTCGCCCTCGGCGGGGCCACCACGCAGCTGCGGGCGCTCGGCGACCTGCTGGCACAGGAGCCAGCGTGA
- a CDS encoding long-chain-fatty-acid--CoA ligase, which produces MTVPTVTDLLLARAGDEHPGLRFEEETWSWPEQLRACAQHGAALRSLLRPGAPPHAGVLADNLPAWSFLLGGAALAGAVLAGLNPVRRGEALARDVRLADCQVVLAQREYLPLLAGLDLGGAAVLELDGAEWLELLGAHREAPLDPVPATPEDLLMLIYTSGTSGDPKAVRCTHGKIAFPGRMLADRFGLSTTDTVYVSMPLFHSNAVLAGWSVGLAAGATIALRRRFSASGFLPDVRRFGATYANYVGTPLSYVLATPRRPDDADNPLRLVYGNEGAEADLAAFAERFGCQVVDAFGSTEGGVGFARTEDTPPGSLGRPAEGVLVLHPETGAPCQPAEFDGDGRLRNAEQAVGELVNATGPGWFAGYYRDPAADAERVRGGRYFTGDLAYLDADGFCYFAGRRGDWLRVGGENLGTAPIERVLLRHPAIAEAAVYAVPDERVGDTVMAALVLTCEAALGPEEFGEFLSGQADLGPRQVPRYVRITRALPRTATYKVLKRELSAQGTRCADPVWRLCQENGQTNANPEIRYSPGG; this is translated from the coding sequence GTGACGGTTCCCACGGTCACCGACCTGCTGCTGGCGCGCGCCGGAGACGAGCATCCCGGACTGCGTTTCGAGGAGGAGACCTGGTCCTGGCCGGAGCAGCTGCGGGCCTGCGCCCAGCACGGGGCCGCGCTGCGCAGCCTGCTGCGTCCAGGCGCACCGCCACATGCCGGGGTGCTGGCCGACAACCTGCCGGCCTGGTCCTTCCTGCTCGGCGGGGCCGCCCTCGCCGGTGCCGTGCTGGCCGGGCTGAACCCGGTACGCCGGGGCGAGGCGCTGGCCAGGGACGTGCGGCTGGCCGACTGCCAGGTGGTGCTGGCGCAGCGCGAGTACCTCCCGCTGCTGGCCGGGCTCGACCTCGGCGGGGCGGCCGTGCTCGAACTGGACGGCGCCGAGTGGCTGGAGCTGCTCGGGGCGCACCGGGAGGCCCCGCTGGACCCGGTGCCCGCCACCCCCGAGGACCTGCTGATGCTCATCTACACCTCGGGCACCAGCGGAGACCCGAAGGCGGTCCGTTGTACGCACGGCAAGATAGCCTTTCCCGGCCGGATGCTCGCCGACCGGTTCGGACTGTCCACTACGGACACTGTCTACGTCTCGATGCCGCTGTTCCACTCGAACGCGGTGCTGGCAGGCTGGTCGGTCGGACTGGCTGCGGGCGCGACGATCGCACTGCGCCGCAGGTTCTCCGCATCCGGTTTCCTTCCCGACGTTCGCCGGTTCGGGGCCACCTACGCCAACTACGTTGGTACCCCACTGTCCTATGTGCTCGCCACACCGCGCAGGCCGGACGACGCGGACAATCCGCTGCGGCTGGTGTACGGCAACGAGGGTGCCGAGGCGGATCTGGCCGCCTTCGCCGAGCGGTTCGGCTGTCAGGTGGTGGACGCCTTCGGCTCCACCGAGGGTGGTGTCGGCTTCGCGCGCACCGAGGACACGCCGCCGGGCTCGCTCGGCAGACCTGCCGAGGGCGTGCTCGTACTGCATCCGGAGACCGGCGCACCCTGCCAGCCCGCCGAGTTCGACGGCGATGGCAGGCTGCGCAACGCCGAGCAGGCGGTGGGTGAGCTGGTGAACGCCACGGGCCCCGGCTGGTTCGCGGGCTACTACCGGGACCCGGCCGCCGATGCCGAGCGGGTCCGCGGGGGCAGGTACTTCACCGGTGACCTTGCCTACCTCGACGCCGACGGTTTCTGTTACTTCGCGGGCCGGCGCGGCGACTGGTTGCGGGTTGGCGGCGAGAACCTCGGCACCGCACCGATCGAGCGGGTGCTGCTGCGCCACCCCGCCATCGCGGAGGCCGCCGTGTACGCGGTTCCGGATGAGCGGGTCGGCGACACCGTGATGGCCGCGCTGGTGCTCACCTGCGAGGCGGCACTCGGGCCGGAGGAGTTCGGCGAGTTCCTGTCCGGGCAGGCGGATCTCGGGCCACGGCAGGTGCCCCGGTATGTCCGGATCACCCGCGCACTGCCCCGCACCGCCACCTACAAGGTACTCAAGCGGGAGCTGTCCGCGCAGGGAACGCGCTGCGCGGACCCGGTGTGGCGGCTGTGCCAGGAAAACGGCCAAACAAATGCCAACCCCGAAATCAGGTACTCCCCTGGCGGCTGA
- a CDS encoding DUF4287 domain-containing protein: MTRRSSFKRLVRARMAKTGESYTAARTQLLAARDQEPQSSSEAQATPRLATSEESIRQRTGRGWEEWFDLLDEWGAAQRSHREIARWVAGQLGIEPLAWNAQAVAGSYERARGLRAVGERADGFAVTAQKTIAVSADQLFEAFVDESLRRRWLPDGELRERTATKPKSARFDWLGGATRVHVVLDRKGEGATRVAVEHARLADADAAERMKAYWRERLATLKGRLERGELDA; encoded by the coding sequence ATGACCAGGCGGAGTTCGTTCAAGCGGCTCGTACGCGCACGGATGGCGAAGACGGGCGAGAGCTACACGGCGGCGCGGACGCAGCTGCTTGCCGCGCGGGACCAGGAGCCGCAAAGCAGCTCGGAAGCGCAGGCCACTCCCCGGCTGGCGACCTCGGAGGAGTCGATCCGGCAGCGCACCGGGCGCGGCTGGGAGGAATGGTTCGACCTGCTCGACGAGTGGGGTGCCGCGCAGCGGTCGCATCGGGAGATCGCGCGCTGGGTGGCAGGCCAGCTGGGGATCGAACCCCTTGCCTGGAACGCCCAGGCCGTGGCCGGCAGCTACGAGCGTGCCCGCGGCCTGCGGGCGGTCGGGGAACGGGCCGACGGGTTCGCGGTGACGGCACAGAAGACCATCGCGGTGTCCGCGGACCAGCTGTTCGAGGCATTCGTCGACGAGTCGCTGCGGCGGCGCTGGCTGCCCGACGGCGAACTGCGCGAGCGCACCGCCACGAAACCGAAGTCGGCCCGGTTCGACTGGCTCGGCGGGGCGACCAGGGTCCATGTCGTCCTCGACCGCAAGGGAGAGGGCGCGACCAGGGTGGCCGTGGAGCATGCGCGACTCGCCGATGCCGATGCGGCCGAGCGGATGAAGGCCTACTGGCGGGAGCGGCTGGCCACGCTCAAGGGACGGCTCGAGCGGGGTGAGCTCGATGCCTGA
- a CDS encoding DUF1761 domain-containing protein, with translation MPELNYLAVGVAMVAALLVSGTWYALLGSHLARLHEAYAGGSRPAALTVPVELVRNLVLATVLAGLAAQLGISGFGAALLLAIVLWVGFPMVLLTGSVFHEKVPAKLAAIHAGDWLLKLLVLTVIVGVWR, from the coding sequence ATGCCTGAGCTCAACTACCTTGCGGTCGGCGTGGCGATGGTGGCCGCGCTGCTGGTGAGCGGAACGTGGTACGCGCTGCTCGGCAGCCACCTTGCCCGGCTGCACGAGGCGTACGCGGGCGGTTCCCGGCCGGCCGCGCTCACCGTACCCGTCGAGCTGGTGCGCAACCTGGTACTGGCCACGGTGCTGGCCGGGCTGGCCGCCCAGCTCGGGATCAGCGGCTTCGGGGCCGCGCTGCTGCTCGCCATCGTCCTGTGGGTGGGCTTTCCCATGGTGCTGCTCACCGGTTCGGTGTTCCACGAGAAGGTGCCCGCCAAGCTCGCCGCGATCCATGCCGGGGACTGGCTGCTGAAGCTGCTCGTGCTCACCGTGATCGTCGGAGTATGGCGCTAG
- a CDS encoding LacI family DNA-binding transcriptional regulator, whose protein sequence is MAVTMADVARRAGTSVAVVSYVLNDGPRPVAERTRARVLEAVRELGYHRNRAAAALRSGRSGLVGLVLPDTTNPYFAALARELERALTGAGKLAVTANSDYDAPRQSRTVDLLLTAQVEGVVVVSAGGEEDPVTRALATGTPAVYLHHRPPGSDAPLVAGDNTAAIGAAVAHLREDGYQEIAFLAGPTDHGPVGDRVAAWRAATGGTEPLRCAYTRAAAAGLFGSLARSGRLPRALVAATDEQAIGLLAAAYAEGVRIPDRLAVVSCDGSPDANFTAPPLTVTRQPLRAMAERAIGILGGGDPSAGPLPAELAIGRSCGRHGLPSAILRRSR, encoded by the coding sequence GTGGCAGTGACGATGGCGGACGTGGCCCGGCGGGCGGGCACCTCGGTGGCGGTGGTCAGCTACGTGCTCAACGACGGGCCGCGCCCGGTGGCCGAGCGGACCAGGGCGCGGGTACTCGAGGCCGTGCGCGAGCTCGGCTACCACCGCAACCGCGCCGCCGCGGCGCTGCGTTCCGGCCGCTCCGGACTGGTCGGTCTCGTCCTGCCGGACACCACGAACCCGTACTTCGCCGCCCTCGCGCGCGAGCTGGAACGCGCGCTGACCGGGGCGGGCAAGCTGGCCGTCACGGCCAACTCGGACTACGACGCGCCGCGCCAGTCCCGCACGGTGGACCTGCTGCTCACCGCCCAGGTCGAGGGTGTGGTGGTGGTGTCGGCCGGCGGCGAGGAGGATCCCGTCACCCGCGCGCTGGCCACCGGCACCCCGGCCGTCTACCTGCACCATCGCCCGCCGGGGTCGGACGCGCCCCTGGTCGCCGGGGACAACACGGCGGCGATCGGGGCGGCCGTGGCGCATCTGCGCGAGGACGGGTACCAGGAGATCGCCTTCCTCGCGGGTCCCACCGACCACGGTCCGGTCGGGGACCGGGTGGCGGCCTGGCGCGCGGCCACCGGCGGCACCGAGCCGTTGCGCTGTGCCTACACCCGCGCGGCGGCGGCCGGCCTGTTCGGTTCGCTGGCGCGGTCAGGCCGCCTGCCTCGCGCGCTGGTGGCTGCCACCGACGAGCAGGCGATCGGGCTGCTGGCCGCCGCCTACGCCGAGGGCGTCCGGATCCCGGACCGGCTCGCCGTGGTCAGCTGCGATGGGAGCCCGGACGCGAACTTCACCGCCCCGCCGCTGACCGTCACCCGCCAGCCGTTGCGTGCGATGGCCGAGCGGGCGATCGGGATCCTCGGCGGGGGCGACCCGTCTGCCGGCCCGCTGCCGGCCGAGCTCGCCATCGGGCGCAGCTGCGGCCGCCATGGGCTGCCTAGCGCCATACTCCGACGATCACGGTGA
- the add gene encoding adenosine deaminase, with amino-acid sequence MSTRYELHCHLDGSVRPDTVADLAAEQGIRLEGPVRELVVAPPVCANLMDYLTRIDAVLDVLQTPDSLRRVARELVADWRSDRVGYGEVRFAPQLHGRAGMTMDEAVGAVAEGLAEGGAATGVRTGLLLCCLRQQSPEVSEQVVDTALRHRSLVAAVDLAGDESRPGTPHRPAFDAAHAAGLPVTIHAGEAAGPESVWEALEVLGAARIGHGVRAAADPALVSRLRAERIPLEMCPVSNVQTGAVPSLAEHPADRLLAEGLAVTISTDARTTSATSIEREFAELGRQFGWAGEQERRCQDNARAVAFAASPPAAPTAAAPGNR; translated from the coding sequence ATGAGCACACGCTATGAACTGCACTGCCATCTGGACGGCTCGGTACGCCCGGACACGGTGGCCGACCTGGCCGCGGAACAGGGCATCCGGCTCGAGGGGCCGGTGCGGGAGCTGGTGGTGGCCCCGCCGGTGTGCGCGAACCTGATGGACTACCTGACCCGGATCGATGCCGTGCTGGATGTACTGCAGACCCCGGACTCCCTGCGCCGGGTCGCGCGGGAGCTGGTGGCGGACTGGCGGTCCGACCGGGTCGGCTACGGCGAGGTGCGATTCGCCCCGCAGTTGCACGGGCGCGCCGGGATGACCATGGACGAGGCGGTGGGCGCGGTCGCCGAGGGGCTCGCCGAGGGCGGCGCGGCGACCGGGGTACGGACCGGGCTGCTGCTGTGCTGCCTGCGCCAGCAGTCGCCGGAGGTCAGCGAGCAGGTGGTGGACACCGCGCTGCGGCACCGGTCCCTGGTGGCTGCGGTGGACCTGGCCGGGGACGAGAGCAGGCCGGGCACGCCGCACCGCCCGGCCTTCGACGCGGCCCATGCCGCCGGCCTGCCGGTCACCATCCACGCGGGCGAGGCGGCCGGGCCGGAGAGCGTCTGGGAGGCGCTGGAGGTGCTGGGCGCGGCGCGGATCGGGCACGGGGTGCGGGCGGCGGCCGACCCGGCGCTGGTGTCGCGGCTGCGCGCGGAGCGAATCCCGCTGGAGATGTGCCCGGTGAGCAACGTGCAGACCGGCGCCGTGCCCAGCCTGGCCGAGCACCCCGCGGACCGGTTGCTCGCGGAAGGCCTCGCGGTCACCATCAGCACCGACGCGCGCACCACCTCGGCGACCAGCATCGAGCGGGAGTTCGCCGAGCTCGGCAGGCAGTTCGGCTGGGCAGGCGAGCAGGAGCGGCGCTGCCAGGACAACGCCCGCGCCGTCGCCTTCGCGGCGAGCCCACCGGCAGCGCCTACCGCGGCCGCGCCGGGGAACCGGTGA